In Streptomyces sp. NBC_00878, a single window of DNA contains:
- a CDS encoding TIM barrel protein produces MFTLGVCAEMVFRDLPIHERARRIHDAGFQAEIWDWTRHDLDALARTPAEFSSMTGYIRGSLTDEDGAAELLRTAEESIRAAEQLSCPRLNLHGTGLDGEGLPVVPVTGEPTGEMWIAAHRTLTRLAELGESAGVTFTLENLNTAVDHPGVPFARAADTLALVAAVNRPGLRMNLDLYHAQIGEGNLVELVRRAHGLGLIGEIQVADVPGRCEPGTGEINYPAVASALVDLGYEGTVAMEAWASSDSDLALERFRSAFTP; encoded by the coding sequence ATGTTCACGTTGGGGGTCTGTGCCGAGATGGTCTTCCGGGACCTGCCGATCCATGAGCGGGCACGGCGCATTCACGACGCCGGTTTCCAGGCCGAGATCTGGGACTGGACCCGGCACGACCTCGACGCCCTCGCCCGGACCCCGGCCGAGTTCTCCTCGATGACCGGCTACATCCGCGGCAGCCTCACCGACGAGGACGGAGCGGCCGAACTCCTGCGCACCGCCGAGGAGTCGATCCGCGCGGCCGAGCAGCTCAGCTGCCCCCGGCTGAACCTGCACGGCACAGGCCTGGACGGCGAGGGACTGCCGGTGGTGCCCGTGACCGGCGAGCCCACCGGCGAGATGTGGATCGCCGCCCACCGCACACTCACCCGCCTCGCGGAGCTGGGCGAGAGCGCCGGAGTCACCTTCACGCTGGAGAACCTCAACACCGCCGTGGACCACCCCGGGGTGCCGTTCGCCAGAGCCGCCGACACGTTGGCGCTGGTCGCCGCCGTGAACCGCCCCGGGCTGCGGATGAACCTCGACCTCTACCACGCGCAGATCGGCGAGGGGAACCTCGTCGAACTGGTCCGCCGGGCCCACGGCCTGGGCCTGATCGGCGAGATCCAGGTCGCCGACGTACCCGGCCGTTGCGAACCGGGGACCGGGGAGATCAACTACCCGGCCGTCGCGAGCGCCCTCGTGGACCTCGGCTACGAGGGCACCGTCGCCATGGAGGCCTGGGCGTCCAGCGACAGCGACCTCGCCCTGGAGAGGTTCCGCTCGGCCTTCACGCCCTGA
- a CDS encoding Gfo/Idh/MocA family oxidoreductase: MGFNRRYDPGFRAARDRFHDAYVAELADFTDSVRTGRTPSATGEDARAALSIAMAAIQSVTTGGPVRVAELKAEAE, translated from the coding sequence ATCGGCTTCAACCGCCGCTACGACCCCGGCTTCCGCGCCGCCCGCGACAGATTCCACGACGCGTACGTCGCCGAACTCGCCGACTTCACCGACAGCGTCCGTACCGGGCGCACCCCCTCCGCCACTGGCGAGGACGCGCGCGCCGCACTGTCCATCGCCATGGCCGCCATCCAGTCGGTCACCACCGGCGGTCCTGTCCGTGTCGCCGAACTCAAGGCCGAGGCCGAGTAG
- a CDS encoding DUF429 domain-containing protein produces the protein MGIERFIGIDLAWAQGGTRAKANETGVAAIDRRGVVLECGWTRGPEETMAWLARTAVDGSTLVFVDAPLVVDNPAGQRSCEREVGQRYGRWKVSANSTNQGTPRRAGVLLRAGLEENRWVYDDGRDGPPTGGLVMSECYPYTTLVGASELGYDQERPTYKRRPARVPTAEWRAVRATECDKLIGRMAGLATADPPLLLASHPVSRQLLDEPSPQRDADYKHREDLIDALLCAWTAALWSRHGSARCQVLGGDSLVPPGSAPTIIAPARPEQRRDKENPVPRPRPVP, from the coding sequence ATGGGGATAGAGCGGTTCATCGGCATCGACCTCGCCTGGGCGCAGGGCGGAACGCGTGCCAAGGCCAACGAGACCGGCGTGGCCGCCATCGACCGTCGCGGCGTGGTGCTCGAATGCGGCTGGACCCGCGGGCCCGAGGAGACGATGGCATGGCTGGCCAGGACAGCCGTCGACGGATCGACCCTGGTCTTCGTCGACGCGCCGCTGGTCGTCGACAATCCGGCAGGCCAGCGGTCGTGCGAGCGGGAGGTCGGCCAACGGTACGGGCGTTGGAAGGTGAGCGCGAACAGCACCAACCAGGGCACTCCCCGCCGGGCCGGCGTGCTCCTACGGGCAGGTCTGGAGGAGAACCGCTGGGTCTACGACGACGGCAGGGACGGACCCCCGACGGGCGGTCTTGTCATGTCCGAGTGCTATCCGTACACGACGCTGGTCGGGGCCTCCGAGCTGGGATACGACCAGGAGCGGCCCACGTACAAACGTCGGCCGGCGCGTGTGCCGACGGCGGAGTGGCGAGCCGTGCGGGCAACGGAATGCGACAAGCTGATCGGGCGCATGGCGGGCCTGGCCACCGCCGATCCGCCCCTCCTGCTCGCCTCCCACCCGGTCTCCCGGCAACTGCTCGACGAGCCCTCACCTCAACGGGACGCCGACTACAAGCACCGCGAAGACCTCATCGACGCCCTGCTCTGCGCGTGGACGGCCGCTCTGTGGTCCCGGCACGGCTCGGCACGCTGCCAAGTACTCGGCGGAGACAGCCTCGTGCCGCCCGGCAGCGCCCCGACCATCATCGCGCCCGCCCGCCCGGAGCAGCGGCGTGACAAGGAAAATCCAGTGCCCCGCCCCCGTCCTGTTCCCTAG
- the fusA gene encoding elongation factor G: MRTELHRDLVNPLTAVRNLGILAHVDAGKTTVTERILYVTGTTHKRGEVHDGTTVTDFDSQERDRGITIFAAAVSCAWDGHRINLIDTPGHVDFSDEVARSLRVLDGAIAVFDAVAGVEPQSESVWRQADRYGVPRIAFVNKLDRAGADLDAAVASIRERLHPAPLVVQMPIGVEDGFIGVVDLPRMRALVWADGRDSVEEGPVPDDLLDEARRRRRVLEEAVAELHPGALEEFCAESALSARTLEGALRDLTRTGDGVVVLCGSAYRDRGIEPLLDAVVAYLPSPLDVPAVRGVRAEERDGDLDSGEEKRVADPAAPFAALVFKVNATATGRLTYLRVYSGTIRKGEAVAVCGAGAGALRTERIGRILRVQADRHAQLDRAVAGDIVAVVGLKAVRAGATVCAPGAPLVLEPPTTAEPVVSVAVEARARTDTDRLVSALTRLVEEDPSLVVRTDPETGQTVLSGMGELHLEVAVEKIRRAHGLDVRVGRPKVAYRETVVRGVTGHVHRHVKQDGGAGQFAHVVLDVEPLPTASGTAGDSATGFEFRSVVVGGRVPQEYVRAVEAGCRDALSEGPLGGHPVTGLRVVLTDGATHPKDSSEMAFRTAGRFALREALRASAMVLLEPVVEVTVTAPEDSVGGVLGDLAARRGRVSDSTTRGGAGAGMGAGTGAGTVVITATVPLAELFGYATRLRSRTQGRGTFTALPTGYAPAPAAASAPSPMSDGTPAR; encoded by the coding sequence GTGCGTACCGAACTGCACCGCGATCTCGTCAACCCGCTGACCGCCGTCCGTAATCTGGGCATCCTGGCCCATGTCGACGCCGGGAAGACCACCGTCACCGAGCGGATCCTGTATGTCACCGGGACCACGCACAAGCGCGGTGAGGTCCATGACGGCACGACCGTCACGGACTTCGACTCCCAGGAGCGTGACCGTGGGATCACCATCTTCGCCGCGGCGGTGAGTTGTGCCTGGGATGGGCATCGGATCAATCTCATCGACACCCCCGGGCACGTCGACTTCTCCGATGAGGTCGCGCGGTCGCTGCGCGTGCTCGACGGAGCGATCGCGGTGTTCGACGCCGTCGCGGGCGTCGAGCCGCAGAGCGAGTCGGTGTGGCGGCAGGCCGACCGGTACGGCGTGCCGCGCATCGCCTTCGTCAACAAGCTGGACCGGGCAGGCGCCGATCTCGACGCGGCGGTCGCGTCGATCCGGGAGCGGCTGCATCCGGCCCCGCTGGTCGTGCAGATGCCGATCGGCGTGGAGGACGGGTTCATCGGGGTCGTCGATCTGCCGCGTATGCGGGCGTTGGTCTGGGCCGACGGCCGTGACTCGGTCGAGGAGGGCCCCGTACCCGACGACCTGCTCGACGAGGCCCGGCGGCGGCGTCGGGTGCTGGAAGAAGCCGTCGCCGAACTCCATCCCGGTGCGCTGGAGGAGTTCTGCGCGGAGTCCGCCCTCTCCGCGCGGACCCTCGAAGGCGCGCTGCGCGACCTGACCCGTACCGGTGACGGTGTGGTCGTGCTGTGCGGCTCGGCCTATCGCGACCGGGGGATCGAACCGCTGCTGGACGCCGTGGTGGCGTACCTGCCCTCGCCGTTGGACGTGCCCGCCGTGCGCGGTGTCCGGGCAGAAGAGCGGGACGGGGACCTGGACAGTGGAGAGGAGAAGCGGGTCGCCGACCCCGCGGCTCCGTTCGCGGCGCTGGTGTTCAAGGTGAACGCCACCGCCACCGGGCGGCTGACCTACCTGCGTGTGTACTCGGGAACGATCCGGAAGGGAGAGGCCGTGGCTGTGTGTGGCGCGGGCGCGGGCGCGTTGCGTACCGAGCGGATCGGGCGGATTCTGCGCGTCCAGGCCGACCGGCACGCCCAGTTGGATCGGGCCGTGGCCGGGGACATCGTCGCGGTGGTCGGGCTGAAGGCCGTCCGCGCCGGTGCGACCGTGTGCGCGCCCGGGGCTCCGCTGGTCCTCGAACCGCCGACCACGGCCGAACCGGTCGTCTCCGTCGCGGTCGAGGCCCGTGCCCGTACGGACACGGACCGCTTGGTGTCGGCGTTGACACGGCTGGTCGAGGAGGATCCCTCGCTGGTCGTACGAACCGACCCCGAAACCGGTCAGACCGTGTTGTCCGGCATGGGCGAACTGCATCTGGAGGTGGCGGTGGAGAAGATCCGGCGCGCCCACGGGCTGGACGTCCGGGTCGGCCGGCCGAAGGTGGCGTACCGGGAGACGGTCGTACGCGGGGTCACCGGACATGTCCACCGGCACGTCAAACAGGACGGTGGCGCGGGGCAGTTCGCGCATGTCGTCCTCGATGTGGAGCCGCTGCCGACTGCCTCCGGCACGGCCGGTGACAGTGCGACGGGCTTCGAGTTCCGGTCGGTCGTGGTCGGCGGTCGCGTACCGCAGGAGTACGTCCGGGCGGTGGAGGCCGGTTGCCGTGACGCGCTGAGTGAAGGGCCGCTCGGTGGTCATCCGGTGACCGGACTGCGGGTCGTCCTGACCGACGGCGCGACTCATCCGAAGGACTCTTCGGAGATGGCGTTCCGGACGGCCGGGCGGTTCGCGCTCCGGGAGGCGTTGCGCGCCAGCGCGATGGTCCTCCTGGAACCGGTGGTCGAGGTCACGGTCACCGCGCCCGAGGACTCCGTGGGCGGGGTGCTCGGCGACCTGGCCGCGCGGCGCGGGCGGGTCTCCGACTCCACCACGCGCGGGGGAGCGGGAGCAGGCATGGGGGCGGGGACGGGAGCGGGCACGGTGGTGATCACCGCCACCGTGCCCCTGGCCGAGTTGTTCGGTTACGCGACCCGGTTGCGCAGCCGGACGCAGGGCCGGGGAACCTTCACCGCCCTGCCCACCGGCTACGCACCGGCTCCGGCCGCGGCTTCGGCACCGAGCCCGATGTCCGACGGGACACCGGCCCGGTAG
- a CDS encoding DUF952 domain-containing protein — MIYHAVPLGDWTTDPDQPYAPASLAEDGFVHCSPDEKTTLAVVNAFYRDAPRPLLALLLDENRLTARCIREAADPSPPPGVDDGVLFPHVFGPINRDAVERVLEIQWDEEGRATGFEEAPTRPRP, encoded by the coding sequence ATGATCTATCACGCCGTGCCGCTCGGTGACTGGACCACCGATCCCGACCAGCCGTACGCCCCGGCTTCCCTCGCGGAGGACGGTTTCGTCCACTGCTCCCCCGACGAGAAGACCACGCTGGCCGTCGTCAACGCCTTCTACCGAGACGCGCCGAGGCCGCTGCTGGCCCTGCTCCTCGACGAAAACCGGCTCACCGCGAGGTGCATACGGGAGGCGGCCGATCCATCGCCGCCGCCGGGGGTCGACGACGGCGTCCTGTTCCCGCACGTGTTCGGCCCGATCAACCGCGACGCCGTCGAACGCGTACTGGAGATCCAGTGGGATGAGGAAGGCCGGGCGACGGGGTTCGAGGAAGCGCCTACTCGGCCTCGGCCTTGA